Proteins encoded within one genomic window of Camelina sativa cultivar DH55 chromosome 19, Cs, whole genome shotgun sequence:
- the LOC104766440 gene encoding vacuolar iron transporter homolog 2.1-like gives MASNGQLSEISSPRNQKSRPREEKDEVDYMQRAQWLRAALLGANDGLVTVASLMMGVGSIKEDVKAMLLVGFAGLVAGACSMAIGEFVSVCTQRDIETAQMKRAIENKTSLSAIDEQEEEEKKERLPNPGQAAIASALAFSVGAAMPLLAAVFIENHKVRMAVVAVVATIALVVFGVTGAVLGKTSVVKSSVRVVIGGWMAMALTFGLTKFIGSAAMQI, from the exons ATGGCTTCCAACGGTCAGCTTTCAGAAATAAGCAGCCCAAGGAATCAGAAAAGTCGTccgagagaagagaaggatgaaGTGGACTACATGCAGAGGGCTCAGTGGCTAAGAGCTGCCTTGCTTGGAGCCAACGATGGTCTGGTCACAGTGGCGTCCCTCATGATGGGTGTTGGTTCTATCAAAGAAGACGTCAAAGCAATGCTGCTCGTTGGTTTTGCCGGCCTTGTTGCGGGTGCTTGTAGTATGGCTATTGGAGAGTTTGTGTCTGTGTGTACACAAAGAGATATTGAAACTGCGCAGATGAAGAGAGCTATTGAGAATAAGACATCATTATCAGCAATTGACGAACAAGAGGag gaagagaagaaagaacgGTTGCCGAATCCAGGACAAGCAGCAATTGCATCAGCGTTGGCATTTTCAGTGGGGGCAGCAATGCCGCTTCTGGCTGCTGTATTCATAGAGAACCATAAGGTAAGAATGGCGGTGGTAGCGGTTGTGGCCACCATAGCATTGGTTGTGTTTGGAGTGACCGGTGCGGTCCTGGGAAAGACAAGTGTGGTTAAGTCGAGTGTTAGGGTGGTTATTGGTGGTTGGATGGCTATGGCTCTTACCTTTGGTCTCACCAAGTTCATTGGCTCCGCAGCCATGCAAATCTAG